The following proteins are encoded in a genomic region of Tenebrio molitor chromosome 7, icTenMoli1.1, whole genome shotgun sequence:
- the Eh gene encoding eclosion hormone gives MACRTRNLLGAALFVLLTSAFLLTEANPIGVCIRNCAQCKKMFGPYFEGQLCADACVKFKGKIIPDCEDIASIAPFLNKFE, from the exons ATGGCCTGCAGGACGAGAAACCTTCTGGGGGCCGCCCTGTTCGTCCTCCTCACCTCAGCTTTCCTCCTGACTGAGGCCAATCCGATCG GAGTCTGCATACGCAACTGCGCCCAGTGCAAGAAGATGTTTGGTCCTTACTTCGAAGGACAATTGTGCGCCGACGCTTGCGTCAAATTCAAAGGCAAAATCATTCCGGATTGCGAAGATATCGCTTCGATTGCGCCCTTTCTGAACAAGTTCGAATGA